The DNA window GCCCTCCGCCGCGGCGCGTGCTTCCAGCCGTTCGCGCAGCTCGGCAAAGCTGTCGATGCGAAAGGCGATCTTGGTCATGTTGAGCGGCATGGCAGGCGATGTGGCGACTGCTTAAGCGGCGCGCAATATGAGAGGGGACGGTTTCGTGCCGGACGGCGGAGCTATCTAACTTCCCAGGCCCCAAAGCGCTGCCAGCCCGAGGAAACTGAAGAACCCCATCGTGTCCGTCATGGTCGTTACAAACACGGAGCTCGATACCGCAGGGTCGATGTCCAGCCGGTGCAGCACAACCGGAACCACCACACCCGACAGCCCGGCCACCATATTGTTGATCACCATCGCAAGCGCGATGACGATCGATAAGTCCGGATTGCGGAAGATGATGAGGGTGCCGATGCCGATGAGGATGCCCAGCGCCGTTCCGTTGGCAAGCGCAATGCGGAACTCCCGGCCCACCATGCGCAGCGTGTTGGATTGGGTCAGCTGATTGGTGGCGAGCGCACGCACCACCACGGCCAACGTCTGTGTGCCGGCATTGCCGCCCATGCCCGAGACGATCGGCATTAAAACGGCTAGCAGCGCGAACGCTGCGATCACGCCCTGAAACGCACCGACAACCGAGGATGCGATAATCGCCGTGCCGAGGTTCACCACAAGCCAGACCAAGCGCGAGCGGACGGTGAGCCGGATCGGTTCGTTGATGTCGCCTTCGCCCGCACCGGACAGCAGGAAGATATCCTCACCGGCCTCCTGGCTGACGATGTGGACGATATCGTCGGCCGTGATCACGCCGATCAGTCGCCCGCCTTCGTCCACCACCGCGGCGGAGATTAGTGCATATTTCTGAAAGCGCTGGGCGACCTCTTCCTGGTCCATCTGCGCAGGAATCAGCGTCTGATCCCGTTTCATCACATCGCCCAGCGGGATGTCGCGGGGTGCGCGCAGGATCCAGCTGAGATGGCAGGTGCCGATCGGCCGATGCTGCGGATCGACGACGAAGATTTCCCAGAATTCGGTCGTCAGATCGGC is part of the Novosphingopyxis iocasae genome and encodes:
- the mgtE gene encoding magnesium transporter gives rise to the protein MADTADMLPDEREAEENVETHDEDNRLTPSFVSSVLESLDDGERETTYALVEQLHNADIADLFEIVPNDERAALALAIGDLVSAEVLAEVNDYVRDDIIEALPPSRVAGLAGQLETDDAVAIIEELDADDQQAVLDELDPEDRAAIESALSFPEESAGRIMQRDLVAVPEHMNVGQLIDYLRDGGADLTTEFWEIFVVDPQHRPIGTCHLSWILRAPRDIPLGDVMKRDQTLIPAQMDQEEVAQRFQKYALISAAVVDEGGRLIGVITADDIVHIVSQEAGEDIFLLSGAGEGDINEPIRLTVRSRLVWLVVNLGTAIIASSVVGAFQGVIAAFALLAVLMPIVSGMGGNAGTQTLAVVVRALATNQLTQSNTLRMVGREFRIALANGTALGILIGIGTLIIFRNPDLSIVIALAMVINNMVAGLSGVVVPVVLHRLDIDPAVSSSVFVTTMTDTMGFFSFLGLAALWGLGS